One Proteinivorax tanatarense DNA segment encodes these proteins:
- a CDS encoding M20 family metallopeptidase: MKQKIKEEITNLQERFFEINKFIYENPELGDEEFKAVEKLTSLLADHGFVIEKGIASRQTAFKATYDSKKTGPSVAFLCEYDALPGVGHGCGHNMIGAMGVAAGIGLSKVIESLGGKVVVFGTPAEETNGAKVDMVKEGVFKDIDVAMILHPSAGKSYESGSSQAMDAIQFEYTGKPSHAAAAPEKGINALDGVIMLFNGINALREHVPSDVRIHGIIKEGGEAANIVPEKAVAQFYIRAKERKYLNEVVHKIRNIAKGAEMMTGATVSISNYEASYDNLKTNNELSQTFNKNLKQAGVEDIEKPKGGAGSIDMGDVSLVCPAIHPYIGLDHPNVNGHSKEMADLTVTKIAKERLIQGAIAMAFTGFDVIKDKQLLAKIKEEFKTN; encoded by the coding sequence TTGAAACAAAAAATAAAAGAGGAAATTACCAATTTGCAAGAGAGATTCTTTGAAATTAATAAATTTATCTACGAAAACCCTGAACTAGGTGATGAAGAATTTAAAGCAGTAGAAAAATTAACATCTTTACTTGCCGACCATGGATTTGTAATAGAAAAAGGGATAGCTAGTCGACAAACAGCTTTTAAGGCAACTTATGATAGTAAAAAAACAGGTCCTAGCGTAGCTTTTTTATGTGAGTATGACGCTTTACCAGGAGTGGGACATGGATGCGGTCATAACATGATTGGGGCTATGGGAGTAGCTGCGGGAATAGGTTTAAGTAAAGTAATTGAATCTTTAGGAGGTAAAGTAGTTGTATTTGGCACACCTGCTGAGGAAACCAATGGAGCTAAAGTTGATATGGTTAAAGAAGGTGTTTTTAAGGATATAGATGTGGCTATGATCCTCCATCCTTCAGCTGGCAAATCATATGAAAGTGGTTCTTCACAGGCTATGGATGCTATACAATTCGAGTACACAGGAAAACCTAGCCATGCCGCTGCAGCACCGGAAAAAGGGATTAATGCACTGGATGGAGTAATTATGTTATTTAATGGTATTAATGCTTTACGAGAGCACGTACCCAGTGATGTTAGAATTCATGGAATTATAAAAGAAGGAGGAGAAGCGGCTAATATAGTGCCGGAAAAAGCTGTAGCCCAGTTTTACATAAGAGCAAAAGAAAGAAAATATCTTAACGAAGTTGTGCACAAGATAAGAAACATAGCTAAAGGGGCAGAAATGATGACAGGAGCTACGGTTAGTATTAGCAACTATGAAGCCTCCTACGATAATCTTAAAACTAATAATGAGCTATCCCAAACTTTTAATAAAAACTTAAAGCAAGCTGGGGTTGAAGATATAGAAAAACCAAAGGGAGGGGCAGGATCTATTGATATGGGAGATGTTAGCTTAGTTTGTCCCGCTATACATCCCTATATCGGATTAGACCATCCAAATGTAAATGGACATTCAAAGGAAATGGCTGATTTAACTGTAACAAAGATAGCAAAAGAAAGATTAATACAGGGAGCTATAGCCATGGCTTTTACTGGTTTTGATGTAATAAAAGATAAACAACTTTTAGCCAAAATAAAGGAAGAATTTAAAACAAATTAA